One window from the genome of Microscilla marina ATCC 23134 encodes:
- a CDS encoding Stp1/IreP family PP2C-type Ser/Thr phosphatase, protein MKNFHFGSHTDIGHVRKQNEDSMGYYETSNGYVFVVCDGMGGAAGGSTASRMAVNSIKTFFQHQYYPNPIEAISQAIQYANQQIFQAAQKAPGMQGMGTTCVLMLVRNDQVYYGHVGDSRLYRLNQGGISRVTKDHSFVQALVDQGVISDEEAETHPRRNELLRALGTQPVTEVEVSFSPIIPNKNDIFLLCTDGLNGLVHDKSIEGTLNSPIDVEHKAIKLVQMANNLGGYDNTTVQLIEFYNLPEKHKFNSGEQKSVLGGTLINNPPPTSDFSDTSSADDINAGFNDFSPEDISQGTSSDFIPSPEPETYPPTPKTPSPKGKGPHAKRDYDRDEDDEEDYQDSRGARKRRNRGSGFRLDIDSPIMQVLGRLVLVIVVFYGAQWLYKYAVKEGIINTGIVDKTKRLWQDGEETINNAKNKYNAAKKRIKDAQDFINSTQKSLNNTLLKLDSLRNKFNHITVQVTEKTKDLKKLAEEQGSKLEWILEVNGLKSADEIETKNIKKLIVPKENPKKVIDKLDDLKQKAQKTIAEESAKLKQ, encoded by the coding sequence ATGAAAAACTTTCATTTTGGTAGCCATACCGATATAGGGCATGTACGAAAGCAAAACGAAGATTCTATGGGGTATTATGAAACCTCCAATGGATATGTTTTTGTGGTGTGTGATGGCATGGGCGGCGCTGCTGGAGGCTCTACAGCTTCGCGGATGGCTGTAAACAGCATCAAAACCTTTTTTCAACACCAATACTACCCTAATCCCATAGAAGCTATCAGTCAGGCAATACAATATGCTAACCAACAGATTTTTCAAGCAGCTCAGAAAGCCCCCGGAATGCAAGGAATGGGCACCACTTGTGTGTTAATGTTGGTGCGTAATGATCAGGTATACTATGGGCATGTAGGCGACAGTCGCCTTTATCGTTTAAACCAAGGCGGCATATCCAGGGTAACTAAAGACCATTCGTTTGTGCAAGCTTTGGTAGACCAGGGGGTAATAAGTGATGAAGAAGCTGAAACTCACCCCCGTCGCAACGAATTGTTACGAGCATTGGGTACCCAACCTGTAACAGAAGTAGAAGTGTCTTTTTCGCCTATTATACCTAACAAAAACGATATATTTTTACTTTGTACCGACGGGCTCAATGGCTTGGTGCACGACAAAAGTATAGAAGGTACACTTAACTCTCCGATAGATGTAGAGCACAAGGCTATAAAACTGGTACAGATGGCAAACAACCTGGGAGGTTATGACAATACTACTGTACAATTAATTGAGTTTTATAACTTGCCTGAAAAGCATAAATTTAACTCAGGTGAGCAAAAGAGTGTATTAGGCGGTACGCTTATTAATAACCCACCACCTACCAGTGATTTTTCTGATACATCTTCTGCCGATGATATAAACGCTGGATTTAATGATTTTTCACCAGAAGATATATCGCAAGGTACATCTTCTGACTTTATACCATCACCTGAACCAGAAACCTACCCTCCTACTCCAAAAACACCTAGTCCAAAAGGAAAAGGACCTCACGCTAAACGTGACTACGATCGTGATGAAGATGACGAGGAAGACTATCAAGATAGTCGTGGTGCACGAAAACGCCGCAACAGAGGATCAGGCTTTAGGCTAGACATAGACTCTCCTATTATGCAGGTATTGGGCAGGCTGGTATTGGTAATAGTGGTGTTCTATGGAGCTCAATGGTTATATAAATACGCTGTGAAAGAGGGCATTATAAATACAGGTATTGTAGACAAAACAAAGAGGCTGTGGCAAGATGGGGAAGAAACTATTAACAACGCCAAAAACAAATACAATGCAGCAAAAAAGCGGATAAAAGATGCCCAGGATTTCATTAATTCTACCCAAAAATCCTTGAACAATACTTTACTTAAATTAGACAGTTTACGTAATAAGTTTAACCACATCACGGTGCAGGTAACAGAAAAAACCAAGGACTTAAAAAAGTTGGCCGAAGAGCAGGGCTCAAAACTTGAGTGGATACTGGAGGTAAACGGGCTAAAGTCTGCCGATGAAATTGAAACAAAGAATATTAAGAAGTTAATTGTACCTAAAGAAAATCCCAAAAAGGTGATAGATAAACTAGATGACTTGAAACAAAAAGCACAGAAAACCATTGCCGAAGAATCAGCAAAATTAAAACAATAA
- the purE gene encoding 5-(carboxyamino)imidazole ribonucleotide mutase: MSETTTPQIGIIMGSKSDLPVMQDAADILKELGVAYEITIVSAHRTPHRMVNYAESAQKRGLKAIIAGAGGAAHLPGMVASMTTLPVIGVPVKSSNSIDGWDSILSILQMPNGVPVATVALNAAKNAGILAAQMVGAFDLNVQVNLQNYKISLANKVKKDALELGGKDEF, from the coding sequence ATGAGCGAAACTACTACTCCTCAAATAGGTATCATTATGGGCAGCAAGTCAGACCTGCCCGTGATGCAAGACGCAGCCGATATACTCAAAGAACTGGGTGTGGCTTATGAAATAACCATTGTATCGGCACACCGTACCCCTCACCGTATGGTAAACTATGCCGAAAGTGCTCAAAAAAGAGGGCTTAAAGCTATTATAGCTGGGGCTGGTGGAGCTGCTCACTTGCCTGGCATGGTGGCCTCTATGACTACCTTGCCCGTGATTGGTGTACCTGTAAAATCAAGCAACTCTATAGATGGTTGGGACTCTATCTTGTCAATTTTGCAAATGCCCAATGGTGTACCAGTGGCTACAGTGGCGCTCAACGCTGCCAAAAATGCGGGTATTCTGGCAGCTCAAATGGTGGGCGCTTTTGACCTCAATGTGCAAGTCAACCTACAAAACTATAAAATAAGCCTTGCCAATAAGGTAAAAAAAGACGCACTAGAGTTAGGTGGTAAAGATGAATTTTAG
- a CDS encoding FHA domain-containing protein — translation MMKNVLKKYACLLWLVAGFGLLSSQSYAQRINVTKIDTAAFPELKVELQLVGADKAVKDDFKVLDEKNPTEPISFNLAAPEKKDSAAKKKNRAILFLIDASAVMNGNPIASVKRALTNSLGVLTPDDKIQIAYFSDSDKLSYLSPDFTNNFAYFTEAIQDKIVAHQDTSSTPVSKVHASIYHALEVLDETELEGQKILMVLSAGKNKGSSFSSTECIKRANHFKIPVYSVTYQLDNKPPDDLSRISTTVEFEGIPKGERSRIVKTSSEIQRAISDFFSIREEIIENQGINVMLTFDTEAAADGNEHSFEIRYKNESKRVTYFSPLRPNTGGNFFRKYGIFIIIAAGALLGILVWFVHSRNVRRAEEERIAAEEEAEAAEQARMAAEAAQRQKQEAMIRKQQEESAKQSAATDQRLKSLEEQNIRLQEQVRAQQLNAQNHQPTPVDPKFDMKRTVISGGGGAPTLMVSAGSFSHSFSLNKPKMFIGRSEDNDITIPTQTVSGQHATITIEKGSFYLTDLGSTNGTFVNGSRVSRTILKSGDMIKLGAANLKFHI, via the coding sequence ATGATGAAAAACGTGCTTAAGAAGTATGCTTGCCTTCTTTGGTTAGTGGCAGGCTTTGGTCTACTCAGTTCGCAATCGTATGCTCAACGTATCAATGTTACAAAAATAGATACTGCGGCTTTTCCTGAGTTAAAAGTAGAGTTACAACTGGTAGGTGCTGATAAAGCCGTAAAAGACGACTTTAAAGTATTAGATGAGAAAAACCCTACCGAACCTATTTCTTTTAACCTGGCAGCTCCCGAAAAAAAAGATAGTGCTGCTAAAAAGAAAAATCGGGCGATCCTGTTTTTGATAGACGCATCAGCAGTAATGAACGGCAACCCTATTGCTAGTGTAAAGCGTGCCCTGACCAATAGCCTGGGGGTACTTACACCTGACGATAAAATTCAAATTGCCTACTTTTCTGATAGTGACAAACTCTCTTATTTGTCGCCAGACTTCACCAATAACTTTGCATACTTTACTGAAGCAATCCAAGATAAGATTGTAGCCCACCAAGATACCAGCAGTACTCCTGTATCTAAAGTACACGCCTCTATTTATCATGCTCTTGAGGTACTGGATGAAACCGAGTTGGAAGGGCAAAAAATATTGATGGTATTGTCGGCAGGTAAAAACAAAGGAAGCTCATTCAGTTCTACTGAATGCATCAAAAGGGCTAATCACTTTAAAATTCCTGTCTATTCGGTTACTTACCAATTAGACAACAAGCCTCCCGATGACTTAAGTCGCATTAGTACTACTGTAGAATTTGAAGGGATACCCAAAGGTGAAAGAAGTAGAATAGTGAAAACTTCCAGCGAAATTCAACGCGCCATCAGCGATTTTTTCTCTATCAGGGAAGAGATCATAGAAAACCAAGGCATTAACGTAATGCTTACCTTTGACACTGAAGCAGCAGCTGACGGAAACGAACATAGCTTTGAAATTCGCTATAAAAACGAGAGCAAACGGGTCACTTACTTTTCACCTTTGCGCCCAAATACGGGTGGTAATTTTTTCCGTAAGTACGGTATTTTTATCATCATTGCAGCAGGCGCTTTGCTGGGCATATTGGTGTGGTTTGTGCACAGCCGCAATGTGCGACGTGCCGAAGAAGAACGCATTGCAGCCGAAGAAGAAGCTGAAGCCGCTGAACAGGCAAGAATGGCGGCTGAAGCTGCTCAACGCCAAAAACAGGAGGCAATGATTAGAAAACAACAGGAGGAATCAGCCAAACAAAGTGCCGCAACTGACCAACGCCTTAAATCGCTTGAAGAACAAAACATTCGCTTGCAGGAACAAGTAAGGGCTCAGCAACTCAACGCACAAAACCATCAGCCAACCCCGGTTGACCCTAAGTTCGACATGAAACGTACCGTTATCTCTGGTGGCGGTGGTGCACCCACCTTGATGGTTTCGGCGGGGAGCTTTAGTCATAGCTTTTCGCTCAATAAACCTAAAATGTTTATTGGACGCTCAGAAGACAATGACATCACCATACCTACTCAAACAGTATCAGGACAACACGCTACCATTACCATAGAAAAAGGTAGTTTTTACCTCACCGACCTGGGCAGTACCAACGGTACTTTTGTAAATGGCTCACGGGTGTCAAGAACAATTTTAAAATCTGGAGATATGATTAAATTAGGTGCGGCAAACCTTAAATTTCATATTTAA
- a CDS encoding FHA domain-containing protein, with protein MSEFKPCGCDNGYFFPSNLDECPYCEDGQGGGNVQEMPPSMPNMGNQGFDDDSDFNPGQGGGFGGLDKTKLDTGGGGGMFGGGSPQTEIFGNSGGGGGDLSRTQIFGGGGGFDPQPNFPQVPQQQGRKMVGWLVSFTIDENGVDFKLYEGRNIIGADGACDISISGDQAVSGKHLTILHRMGHFKFRDEFSTNGTFINDIFVEEGTLKDGDVIRIGETIFKFRSIA; from the coding sequence ATGAGCGAATTTAAACCTTGTGGCTGCGATAACGGCTACTTTTTTCCATCTAACCTTGACGAATGCCCCTATTGCGAAGATGGACAGGGTGGCGGCAATGTTCAGGAAATGCCTCCTTCTATGCCTAACATGGGCAATCAGGGTTTTGACGATGACAGCGACTTTAATCCTGGCCAAGGGGGTGGCTTTGGTGGTTTAGACAAAACCAAGCTTGACACTGGCGGAGGAGGAGGTATGTTTGGAGGAGGCTCGCCTCAAACCGAGATTTTTGGCAACTCTGGCGGTGGAGGGGGAGATTTAAGTCGCACTCAGATTTTTGGTGGAGGCGGAGGATTTGACCCACAACCCAACTTTCCACAAGTACCCCAGCAACAGGGACGTAAAATGGTAGGCTGGTTGGTGTCTTTTACTATAGACGAAAATGGGGTAGATTTTAAATTATATGAAGGACGCAATATTATAGGTGCCGATGGTGCTTGTGACATTAGTATTTCAGGCGATCAGGCAGTATCAGGTAAACACTTGACCATATTACACCGCATGGGGCACTTCAAATTCAGGGATGAGTTTTCTACCAATGGAACCTTTATCAATGATATATTTGTAGAAGAAGGTACGCTCAAAGATGGTGATGTGATACGTATAGGAGAAACCATTTTCAAATTCAGAAGTATTGCCTAA